GTAGATCGTGCTGTTGACGATCAGTGCGCTCGACGCCACGTAGATCCCGCCTCCCTGGTCGCCGCTGTTGCCGTTGATCGTGCTGCCGGAGATGGTCGCATACGTGGCGTAGATGCCGCCGCCTGCGGCGGAAGCGTGACATGCGGAGACCGTGCTGTCGTAGAAGAACAGCCGGCCCGTGCTCAGGATACAACCGCCGACGTCGCCGAGACCTTTGGTGAGCGTCACGTGGTCGAGAGTGAAGTTGATCTCGAAAGCGACGACGAACAGCTGAACGTCTGCGCTGCCGTTTCCGTTGCTGTCGCCGCTCAATGTGACCGGCACGCCGGTACCGTCGATCGTCAGGTCCTTGTCCACGGTGATGGCGCTGCCGAAACGGATTACTGATCCGGCCAGACCGGCGTCGAAGTCGATCGTGTCGCCCGACGATGCCGATGCGATCGTGTCGCGCAGCGATCCGGCGCCGGTGTCATTGCTGTTCATGACGGTGAGCACGGCCGCCTCGGACCAGTCCGGCGTCATCGCCAGCAGACAGAACGCCAGGACGCACGCAGAGTAGTTTCGAATGTTTCGGATGTTCATGGCCCTCCCTCTCAGTCGATCAGTTTGCCAAGGTGCTCGAGCAGCTCGGCGAGGCTCGTGAAGTGGTGGCGGCCGCTCGACGTGACCTCCTCCAGCTTGCCCCTGCACGTACCGGCACCGAGATCGGTGGTACGGTCGAAGCGCAGGACGAACGTCCGCTCCTGTGGATAGAGGGGACGCTGGAGTTTCTCGTCGTCGCTGCGGAAGCGCTCGGTCATGCGCAGTTGCTACCCCGGCCGGCGCCGGCGAGTCCCCACAAAACTCACACATTTCGAGGCTGCCGGGCACGAAGGCGCTCGTTTCCGGCCTCGCGCCGCCGCAGTCGGCGTGAGCGTCCACCGGCGAGCTATTTTGTGGTTTCGCCGTCCCCGGTATTCTTCCGCGCCATGGCCGGGACTTCTGGTGCTGCTCCCGCGCGTCGCCGGATCGGTCAGGGTTTCGAGCTGGATCTTTCCGGCGAACAACTCTGCCGCGGCGGGCAGACCATTGCGGTGCGGCCCAAGAGCTGGCTCGTGCTCCGGTATCTCAGCGAACGAGCGGGCGAGCTCGTTTCGATAGGCGACCTTCTCGATGTCGCGTGGCCTGGAACAGCAATCACACCGAACACGCTGAGCAACGTCATCAACGAGCTGAGACGGGCTCTCGGGGACAGCGCATCCGATCCGCGCTTCATCCAGACCGTGCACAGGCGCGGATTCCGCTGGCTTGGGGCCGGTGCGGGCGACGGTCGTCCGCCTTCGGAATCCGATTCCCGCGGCTCCGTGCCACACACGGAAGTATTCGTTGGCCGAGAGACTGAGCTGGAGCGACTTCGTCGCTGCTGGACCGATGCAAAGGCGGGCCGGCGGCAGATCGTTTTCGTTGGAGGCGATGCCGGTATTGGCAAGACGACACTCGTCGCTGAGCTCATGCGCTCGCTCGATGATGGAGAGAGCCTGATCGCGCGCGGCGGCGCTGTCGAATCGACAGGCGCCCTCGAGCCATACGTGCCGTTTGTCGGTGCGATCGATGACCTGCTGTCGCGCGAGCGCGCTCTGGTGCTGCCTTTGTTGCAGCGCTCAGCTCCCGGCTGGCTCGCCATGATGCCTTGGACTGCCGCGCCCGAATCAGCCCCGCTTTCGCCGGCTGCACCTCTCGACACTGCTCCCTCGCTGCTGTTCCAGGGAGCAACCTTCTGGGAATCCGTCGCGGCGATGCGACCCACGCTGCTGGTGATCGAAGACCTTCACATGGCGGATGCGGCAACGATCGCGCTCGTCGGGCTTCTCGCCGAGCGCACCGCGACGGCACGACTCATGGTGCTCGCTACGTGGCGCTCTGCGCAGGCCGTTGCGACCGAGCACGCCGCCGCGGGCCTTGTCCGGCGGTTGCAGGCGTCGCGCCGTGCGAGCGTGATCTCCTTGTCACCGCTGCTGCGTGTCGAGATCGAGCGGTGGCTGTCCCATCGCTTCGCCAGCGACTCGGTTGCCGCAGCGCTTGCGCCGGCGCTGGAACAGCTCTCGGAGGGCAACCCGCTCTTTCTCCGCGCGCTCAGCGAACATGCGGTCGAGCGGGGCATCATCAGCAGCGACGGAAGTGCCTGGCAGCTTCCAGTCGATCCTGCTGCCACGCTGCTCGAGCTTCCGGACGATCTGCGCGACATCGTGGGAGCACAGCTCGACGTGCTCGGCCCGGACGAAACCGAAGCCCTGGAGGTTGCAGCCGCGGTGGGGCTGCGCTTCTGCGCGCAGGACGTCGCCAGCGGATGCGGACGGCCGGTGGCTGCTGCCGATTCGCTCTGCCATCGCCTCGGGAAGGCGCGTCATTTCATCCGCGCGTGTGGCAGTGTCACTCGTCCCGACGGCACTCGCAGCGGCGAATACGAGTTCGTGCATTCTCTCTTCCGTCACGCCTGCTACGCGCGCATGTCGTCGGCGCGCCGCCAGCTCGTTCACGAGCGGATCGCGCTCGGAATGGAAATGGCCCACGGCGAGCGAACGACGGAGGCTGTTTACCAGCTCGCTGAGCAGTTCGAGGCGGCGGACGATCTCGAGAGGGCGGTGCAGTATCTGTCGAAGGCCGCCGCATCCGCGGTCGAACCCGACGCACAGGCCGAAGCGCGCAAGCGTCTCGAACAGTTGCTTCAAAGGCTTCACGAAGAACCCCGAAGCCGCGCGCGTGATAGCGAGGATGCCCAGTTCCAGCTTACCGGCCTCGACTTTCAGCGCACGGGGGGCGACTACTTCCAGTACTACCAGACGGCGGAGCGGTTGGCCTTGCGAGCGGGAGACAGCCGCCTCGTCTTCACCGCGCGCCTCGGACTCGCTGTCGGCCAGCTTGCGCTCGGAGAAACGGAGCAGGCCGAGCTCACCGCGGAAAAGCTTCTCGTGATGGCCGACAGGGAGCTGCCCACTCTTCGTCCACAAGCGCTCACGGCGGCGTCGTTCGCACCGGTCGTCAAAGGAGAGCTCGAGAAGGCCGCGGCGCGTCTTTCGGTAGCCGTCACGCTGGATCCGGAGCCGGGCATTCCCGCCACCGTCGATCAGCGCGCGTGGCAGGAGATTCACTACGCGTACGTGCTTGCGCTGCTCGGAAGACTCCGCGAGTCGGAAGTGTGGCTCGAACGATCACTCGCGCGCTGTGAGGATTCGGATCATCCGGTCAGCCAATCTTTGGTACAGACCCACGCCGCGGAGATCTGCATCGTGCTGCGCAATCCCGATCGAGCCGCGCGCTGCAACGAACGATCGTCGCAGATCACGCAGCAGCTCATCGGAAAAATCACTGCGCGAAACCGCGCGATCGCGAGCTGGGCCGCCTTTGAGCGCACACCTTCGGCCGAGTTGTGCGATGCGATGGAAGGCATCAATCAACGCCGCTGGTTGTCCTGGCCGGCAGTGCTCGCCTCGGCGCAGAGGCGCGTCGGCCGGCTCGAGAAGGCTCTTCAGACGATCGAGGCCGGCTTCCAATACGCCGTCGACACCAGCTCGGCGATCTATCTGGCAGACTTGCACCGCGAGCGCGGCGAGATCGCGATGGCCCGGCTCACGCACGAACGCGGCGCCGGCACCGCCGCCGAAGCGGAAACGCAGTTCCGCGAAGCAGTGCGCGTGGCGCACCATCAGCGTTCCCGGCTGCTCGAGCTCCGAGCCAGAGTTTGCCTCGCGCGACTGCTCGCCCGGACGGAGCGTGCGGCCGAGGCTCGCCAGCAGCTCGAGGACATTCTCGGTTCCTTCGAGGGCGAGCCGGCTGCCGCGGACATCACCGAGGCGATGGCCGCGAACCAGAGTATCTGCTGAGGCTGATGCAGTAGGCGCGAAGCGCCGTGACGAGGAAGCGCGAAGCGCCGTGACGAGAGTCCCGTACGGCGATCGTCCCGTCCATGTCGCGGAACCCTTCTGCTTCACGAACATTCCCCGGGGAATGTTGTTCGCGATCGTCGTACGACGGCCGAGCTGCTCATCGCGATCGCCGAGATCGATGACCGTAAGCTCTCCGCCAGGCACGCCTGATCTGGCGGAGTGAGGCTAACCGAGCCATTTGAGGTAGGCGTTGGCGCGACTGAACCCCGCTCTCTCGTAGAACCGATGCGCGTCAGCGCGCCGACTGTTTGATGACAGCTCGATGTGAGTGAGGCCGCGCGCCGTCGCCCAGTCCTCGGCCGCGGCCAGCAACTGACCGCCGATGCCCTCGGACCGCCTCTTCTCATCGACAACCATGTCCTGCAGCCAACACTTCGGACCGAAGCCGAGCGATTGGATGTCCGCATAGACACTCGTCAAGCCCACGGCTCTGTCACCATCAAAAGCCAGAAGTATGTCGGCATTCGGTTGCTCCACTGCCCAGCGGAACGATGTCGACGAGCGGCGTCGCGTGTAGTCGGGGGGCACGCCGCCGGGCGGCTCGAACAACTGCTCGAGCAGGTAAAGCGCGCCCTCCTCGTCCGAGAGGGTTGCCGGGCGTATCTCGATTCCCATGTTCGGATTCTACACAAGGACGAAACGTGGACTAGAAGGCGGGTGGCCAGAGCCGGCCACCAGGCGCGTCTGTGTCAGTCTTCGTAGACCGGCGGACGTCCATGCTTTCGCGCGCGAATCGCCTCGTCGAGATTCTGCGTCGTCATGCGCACGAGCAGCTGGTTGCGGTTCTCGAGATCGATGGCGGCCTTGAGGCTGCCCGCCTCGAGGTTCGCCCACAGCACTTCCTTCGTCATCGAAAGACCGTGCGCGCTGTAGCCGCACATGCGGTCGGCCATCTCGAGGGCGCAATCGACGAGCTCGGCGTCATCGACGACGCGCGAGACGAGGCCGATACGCTCGGCTTCGTCCGCATCGACCTCGCGACCCGACAGGATGATCTCGTTGGCGCGCGACGCGCCGATCAGTCGCGGGAGTAGATAGCTTACGCCGCACTCGGTACCGGCGAGGCCGTTGTTGATGCCGGCGCCGCGAAAGGTCGCCGAGCGCGCCGCGATGCGGATGTCGGCGCCGAGCGGAATGCACATTCCGCCGCCGTACGACGGGCCGTTGACCGCGCAAATCAGCGGCTGCGGAATCGCACGCATTGCCGGTACCACGTCCGACATGAACGCCATCGCGCGGATCGCGATGCGCGAGATCGGAAGCCCGTCGCTTCCCGGCGGCATCCCGACGTCGGTCAGGTCCATGCCCGAGCAGAAGCCGCGACCGCTTCCGGTCAGGATTGCGACCATGCAGTCGTTGTCGGCGGCGACGCGGCGGAGCGCGGCGTACAGCGACTCGACGAGCGGAAACGACATCGCGTTGAGCCGCTCGGGGTTGTTGAGCGTGATCAGTCGAACGCGCGGCCGCGGGCTCGACACGAGCACGTAGTCCGCGCCGTCGTCACGCGCGTGCATGGCGTAGTTCTGGTGACTCATGACGCTGGCCAATCGTTGCCGCACGGCGGGAAGTCAATCGGAGACCAGCAGCAGCGGTTTCTTGTTACTGAGTTTTAAATGTACCTGTCCCCATCAGGTTGCGCCGGATTTGCTGACGAATTTTAAATGTACCTGTCCCTATTTTCCGTTTCAGGAGGACTACGATGATCACGTTGTATGGCGTGCCCGGCTCGCGGGCGTTTCGCACGATCTGGATGCTCGAGGAGCTCGGCGTCCCTTATGAAAATGTCCCGACCCACTTCGCGAACGGCGACACGAAGAAGCCGGACTATCTCGCGCTGAATCCGAATGGCCACATTCCGACGCTCGTCGACGACGGGACGCCGTACTGGGAGTCGATGGCGATCAACCTGTATCTCGCGAAGAAGTACGACAAGGGCCTGCAGCCGAAGTCGGCTGAAGGCGAAGCGCACGCCATACAGTGGAGCTTCTGGGCGATGACCGAGGTCGAGAACCCGCTCATCGAAGTGCTGATGCACCGCATGTTCCTGCCCGCCGACCAGCGCAATCCCAAAGTCGCCGAAGCGGCCGTCGAAAAGCTCCAGGGCCCGCTCGGTGTGCTCGACCGGCATCTGGCCGGCCGCAAGTACGTGCTCGGCGACCAGTACAGTGTCGCCGACGTGAATCTTGCGTCGGTTCTTTCGTGGGGTCCGCTCGTAGGGCTCGACCTGTCCGGTTTCCCGTCGCTCGGGAAGTGGCTGATGGAGTGCTCGGCGCGGCCTGCGGCAAAGACCGCGTCGGCCAAGGCGATGGGCTAGCCGTCACCTCGGCCGTCGTAGCAGGTCTCGCCGGGATCGGCTGAACCGAAGGCGCGGCGCTGGCGCGGAAAAGATCACAAAAAAAGACCCGACGTTCCTCTGGCCGTGGAACGTCGGGTCCGAATCGCTCGAAGTCTCGGGGGGGAGGTCAGACTTCGAGCAGGAGCTGCACCGATGGGGGGGATGGTCAGTCGGTTCAACTCCCGTGGCACCATCAGAGCACGGCTCGTGCCAGCCGGCGGCGTTCACGGCACAGTTCTTAACAACATGAAGTCGCTCAGGATTTTTCGAGCTATGCGGGAATTTTACCGCAATCGTGTCTCAGTGAACTGTTTCAATTCTGTCTCTGTCGTGTCCCGCGAGACACCGTAGAGACACCGTCTGAAAATCCCGGAGGGCCTCGATCGCCGGCATCGCGCCGGTCGATTTCTGCCCGTCATTCATCCTTCGGCTGCTCGCCGTGCTCTGGATCGTCGGCACCAAACCCCGGGACCCCAAGCACCGTCAGCCGCCGGTAGAACGTGGCGCGACTCACTCCGAGCAGCTTGGCGGCCTGCGACCGGTTGCCGCCCGCGCGGTGCAGCGCTTCGAGCACCTCGAGCCGCGAGGCCATCGGACCCTGCGGCAGCGATGCGGCAGCAGCCGCACCGTCGAGCACTTCGACCGGAAGATCGTCGGCCTGGATGAGCTCGCCGCGGGCGCGCGCCGCCGCCACAGCGATCGCATTGCGAAGCTCGCGCACGTTGCCCGGCCAATCGTACAGGTGAAGCAGCCGCAGCGTTTCGTTGCCGACGCCGCGTACGGTCTTGCCGGTAACGGCGCTCTGCGCGGCGAGGAAGTGCCGCACCAGGTGCACGATGTCTTCCTTGCGGTCGCGCAGCGGGGGAAGCGTAATGCGCGCCGCGCGCACGCGATAGTAAAGATCGGCACGGAAGTGTCCGAGCCTCACCTCCTCGGCAAGGTCGCGATTGGTCGCGGCGACGATGCGCACGTCGACCGGCTCTCCCTTGGTGCGTCCGACCGGATAGACGAGCCGCTCGTCGAGCACGCGAAGCAGGCTCGCCTGCACGCGCGCCGACAGCTCGCCGATCTCGTCGAGAAACAGCGTTCCGCCGTTGGCTGCGCGGAAGAGTCCCTCGTAGTCGCCGATCGCGTCGGTGAACGCGCCGCGGGCGTGTCCGAAGAGCTGGCTCGAGGCGAGCTCGTCGGAAAGTCCCGCGCAGTTGACGGCGACGAAATTTCCGTCGGCGCGCACGCTGCTGCGGTGGATCGCGCGCGCAACCAGCTCTTTGCCCGAACCGGTTTCGCCGTCGACGAGCACCGGCACTTCGACAGCGCCGTAGTCGCGGATCTGCAGGAAGATCTGCTTCATCGGATCGCTGTTGCCGACGATGTCGCTGAAGCGCGAGCGCTCGTCGAGGATGCGCTCGAGGTGCACGACGCGCGACACGTCGTACAGGAAGAACATCCTGCCGCCGGCCGTGCGCACGTCTTCGCGCACCTCGACTTCGACCGCCGTCGGAACGCCGGCACCGTGCGGTATGTGCACCAGCACCGTTCCGGCATGTCCCGCCGGATTGCGAACGGCGTTGTCGAGACGCTGGCGATCGCTCTTGGAGAGTCCGAGCGCATCCTGCCAGTTGCTGCCGAGCACGCTCTCCTCCTCGAGGCCAAGCATCGACAGCGCCGCACGGCTCGCGAACGTGACGCGGCTCTCGCCGTCGACGAGAAGCGTGCCGTGGCGCTGCGCATCGAGCACGGCCTTCAGGTCGTCGTGCGCGCGCTGCAGGTTGCGATGGATTGCGCCGCGACCGAGCGCGGTCTGCACGGTGACCTCGATGTCGCGCTGGTCGAACGGCTTGACGATATAACCGAGCGGTGCGGCGCTGCGCGCGCGCTCGAGCGTGGTCGGATCGGCGTACGCGGTCAGGAACACGATCGGGATGTCGTGTTCCCGGCGGATGCGCTTGGCGAGCTCGATGCCGTCTTCCTCGCCCTCGATGCGCACGTCCATCAGCACGAGGTCGGGTTTGTGCTCGATCGCGAGCTGGAAAGCCGCTTCGCCGCTGCGCGCGGTTCCCACCACTTCGTGGCCGAGGCGCCGCAGCCGCGTGGCGATGTCGAACGCGACGATGCTTTCGTCTTCGACGATCAGGATGCGTGCCGGAAGAGTAGCCGTAGGTACTTCGCTCATGACCCGGCTCCTTCCATGCTCGCCACGCTCGGGCTGCGCGCGATCATGATGCGACCGCCTTGCGCGGACGGCCCGGCGCGACGGCTTCCGAGTCTTCGATGGAAACGTCGTCGACGCCGGCGGTCTGCGCGAGAGCCGGCAGGTCGACGATGCACTTGGCGCCGCCGTCGGTTGCCATCGTAAGGTGCCCGCCGAGCTGCTCGGTCAGTGCCTGCACGAGCTTCAGCCCCAGGCTG
The sequence above is drawn from the Candidatus Limnocylindrales bacterium genome and encodes:
- a CDS encoding AAA family ATPase: MAGTSGAAPARRRIGQGFELDLSGEQLCRGGQTIAVRPKSWLVLRYLSERAGELVSIGDLLDVAWPGTAITPNTLSNVINELRRALGDSASDPRFIQTVHRRGFRWLGAGAGDGRPPSESDSRGSVPHTEVFVGRETELERLRRCWTDAKAGRRQIVFVGGDAGIGKTTLVAELMRSLDDGESLIARGGAVESTGALEPYVPFVGAIDDLLSRERALVLPLLQRSAPGWLAMMPWTAAPESAPLSPAAPLDTAPSLLFQGATFWESVAAMRPTLLVIEDLHMADAATIALVGLLAERTATARLMVLATWRSAQAVATEHAAAGLVRRLQASRRASVISLSPLLRVEIERWLSHRFASDSVAAALAPALEQLSEGNPLFLRALSEHAVERGIISSDGSAWQLPVDPAATLLELPDDLRDIVGAQLDVLGPDETEALEVAAAVGLRFCAQDVASGCGRPVAAADSLCHRLGKARHFIRACGSVTRPDGTRSGEYEFVHSLFRHACYARMSSARRQLVHERIALGMEMAHGERTTEAVYQLAEQFEAADDLERAVQYLSKAAASAVEPDAQAEARKRLEQLLQRLHEEPRSRARDSEDAQFQLTGLDFQRTGGDYFQYYQTAERLALRAGDSRLVFTARLGLAVGQLALGETEQAELTAEKLLVMADRELPTLRPQALTAASFAPVVKGELEKAAARLSVAVTLDPEPGIPATVDQRAWQEIHYAYVLALLGRLRESEVWLERSLARCEDSDHPVSQSLVQTHAAEICIVLRNPDRAARCNERSSQITQQLIGKITARNRAIASWAAFERTPSAELCDAMEGINQRRWLSWPAVLASAQRRVGRLEKALQTIEAGFQYAVDTSSAIYLADLHRERGEIAMARLTHERGAGTAAEAETQFREAVRVAHHQRSRLLELRARVCLARLLARTERAAEARQQLEDILGSFEGEPAAADITEAMAANQSIC
- a CDS encoding GNAT family N-acetyltransferase, with amino-acid sequence MGIEIRPATLSDEEGALYLLEQLFEPPGGVPPDYTRRRSSTSFRWAVEQPNADILLAFDGDRAVGLTSVYADIQSLGFGPKCWLQDMVVDEKRRSEGIGGQLLAAAEDWATARGLTHIELSSNSRRADAHRFYERAGFSRANAYLKWLG
- a CDS encoding enoyl-CoA hydratase-related protein, which codes for MSHQNYAMHARDDGADYVLVSSPRPRVRLITLNNPERLNAMSFPLVESLYAALRRVAADNDCMVAILTGSGRGFCSGMDLTDVGMPPGSDGLPISRIAIRAMAFMSDVVPAMRAIPQPLICAVNGPSYGGGMCIPLGADIRIAARSATFRGAGINNGLAGTECGVSYLLPRLIGASRANEIILSGREVDADEAERIGLVSRVVDDAELVDCALEMADRMCGYSAHGLSMTKEVLWANLEAGSLKAAIDLENRNQLLVRMTTQNLDEAIRARKHGRPPVYED
- a CDS encoding glutathione S-transferase family protein — protein: MITLYGVPGSRAFRTIWMLEELGVPYENVPTHFANGDTKKPDYLALNPNGHIPTLVDDGTPYWESMAINLYLAKKYDKGLQPKSAEGEAHAIQWSFWAMTEVENPLIEVLMHRMFLPADQRNPKVAEAAVEKLQGPLGVLDRHLAGRKYVLGDQYSVADVNLASVLSWGPLVGLDLSGFPSLGKWLMECSARPAAKTASAKAMG
- a CDS encoding sigma 54-interacting transcriptional regulator — translated: MSEVPTATLPARILIVEDESIVAFDIATRLRRLGHEVVGTARSGEAAFQLAIEHKPDLVLMDVRIEGEEDGIELAKRIRREHDIPIVFLTAYADPTTLERARSAAPLGYIVKPFDQRDIEVTVQTALGRGAIHRNLQRAHDDLKAVLDAQRHGTLLVDGESRVTFASRAALSMLGLEEESVLGSNWQDALGLSKSDRQRLDNAVRNPAGHAGTVLVHIPHGAGVPTAVEVEVREDVRTAGGRMFFLYDVSRVVHLERILDERSRFSDIVGNSDPMKQIFLQIRDYGAVEVPVLVDGETGSGKELVARAIHRSSVRADGNFVAVNCAGLSDELASSQLFGHARGAFTDAIGDYEGLFRAANGGTLFLDEIGELSARVQASLLRVLDERLVYPVGRTKGEPVDVRIVAATNRDLAEEVRLGHFRADLYYRVRAARITLPPLRDRKEDIVHLVRHFLAAQSAVTGKTVRGVGNETLRLLHLYDWPGNVRELRNAIAVAAARARGELIQADDLPVEVLDGAAAAASLPQGPMASRLEVLEALHRAGGNRSQAAKLLGVSRATFYRRLTVLGVPGFGADDPEHGEQPKDE